ttttgtaaaatgccGAGAGACTAGCAACCTTCCTAcgatttttaagtgaaatttttacatgattgtgcgtcctttattataagaggtcaatgcactTAGGAACAAAGTTGAAAGAAAGCTAACaaaattgacttttttttatatatcatattaaaatgtaatacaattaatttttaaaaatataaacgagATTTCTTTGCTAATAAAGGaattctttaatattaaatgtaaataatgtatAGTATAAACAAAGTGTCGTTCCTTGATTTGAAGATTATTCTATAATCCAGTTGATATTTGAAgtgttaattttgtaatataattttagacCATAGAGTAGGTTTTAGATCTGGGTGTAGTTATAGACCATCGATGTATAGATAGaccaatatataatattaattcttataTATAAATCACTCGTTATAATAGAAAGTCGTAATCTAGAGTTTTAAAATGTTAGTAGGCTTTTAAAAAGACACTTTCACACAAATTATTTATCATcgtatacatagtttttataatttaaatatatagaaaaaataaatattaacgcctattacaatatttttgcggaagtaaataaaataaataaaagtaaataaaagtgctaaatattatattatgtacgtaTTAGATATATATACATCGATGTTATAGTATACAAGGCCAGGCCGTCCATGTATTacctaaaaacatttttttttacttaaagacTGGATGTAGGTAGTAGAAAAATCGGTGCAATAAGCAATCCGaaacgtaataaatatatattttaatgaatattattataatttatgaattttatgATAAAGCCATTAAGCGTATGTACTtctaaattaaatgtttagtaGCATACGTAGTACctattatagataaaaaatggAATTTATGTATAAGTGGATACTATTTTTACATTGAAatgttgttagtaatattacTTAAAGTTAAGAGTTTGTGTACATTTTGATAACAcgattaatatgaataaaaaaatacctaataataaaaatgttatataatcgTCGaagtaaattaaatgaaacagttctaatatattttcagtcttttatttatttcaatgcataaaaacattttacgcGATCATACACATTTTTTACCAAGTTCAATCAATACATAAATTTaactacctacataaaaataatcttacaaGTTAATTAGGTATATTGACCATGGACTTAGATTTAGCTAATAACGGCAAGCGAAACCAAAACCGAAAGATTAGTGCAAAGCACCTATTTGTCGCGATTTTCatctttgaaataaaatcaGATGTGACGAAAATCGACATAACTTTCACCTCTAATACTAATTAATTTGGTTTGGTTTTGATAAAGTGAAAAGCTCGGGATTTATCGAAGATAGAAAAAAATGGATACTCTTTATATGAAAAAGAGTTGTCTAGCTAAATATAACTCCATGTTCTCATCTCGAACACATTTTGGCATATAAAAAGTTTAAGACAAAATCGATTTTCGCCATTTGTACGCCAAGATCTTTCAAACTatgcaataaattttaatgcagtttCAGAAATTATTAGACTAGCAGTAAGTAAGTACAGTACGTGGTCTATAAGTTGAACAATTCGCAGTAACATTTTCGAGTGTTAGTGACGTAAAAtcgagtaaccatagcaacacatTGACGCCATTGCAATCGCAtacgaaatgtttttttttcgagcaCGAGCTGGAATAAGCTCGTACTTGACCACGATCGTCTCCTGATGGTAACGCGCTTGCCTAATGAGAATAAGATGCCTTTTTTCTCTCTTCGTAATGATGCccactgacttcgggagagatccataccctagccatgcgtaaaagaaaagaagaaaatcGCTTCGTGCGagttctatagcttggcaaattcgttcgtaacactcccaatggtccgcacggaccgggaggggggtagcaaTGTCCCGCGCGCACGACCTCATACCCGCGTAGTCCTTCCCtcccgtcgctcgcatatcatgtGTCAGTATCAGTGTCGTCATAaaacttgccaaactatagggatggaaacctgtcttgcagtgcgatggtaaaatgGTGACGGTTGTACGAGCCCAAATAACTCCTGTGCACACActccgaaatatattttgtaaaattgcgAGAGACTAGCAACCTTCCGACGATCACAACTTCGACATCTTTTTGTTCCGAGCAACCAGGGAAGCACGCGTataacacttttatttatacttgCGCAGAGGATTTAATTTGGTTCAGCTTGCTTGCCGGTGTCTACATCTACCTATAACACCATACGTCGGACTTGTCCATTTTAATGGTAAGCTGGATGAATGTAGATGAAAAAATTGACAAACTGTTACTCCTGAAGATCATTGTTGACATTATCCTTCTTAGTTTGATCTAAATGACTTATGACTTGCTGCACGTCTAAGCGTAGCATCATTAACTTCGGATCCATGTAATCCTGAAAGAAGTTTTTTGTTTTAGATAtgtaattgtttattaatttcaatggtttcattaaaataaaaatatatgtagctAACATTCAAAGAAACTCGTAACAAGAAAGGCATGTTTTCGCCCGTCGTCCATAATAACGGCAAAATCGAAAATATAGCTCTCATGGGCAGAAAAAAAACGATATTTTCGCTATTTGTTGACAATGCCTTTTTCTCATAACGATCTACCTATGTCTTGTTTCGTTTTAACAAACGTAACCTGATGGATCTTTCTTAAATTCTTATCAAAGGCTACTTAAAATTagagtgaattaaaaaaaagtttgcctCTTAATCCTTATGTATAGGGAATGACCACTACAAAAAAAAGAGAGAGATGTCCCAAAAGTGAACCATTATGTTTTTTGAGGTCATCCTCATGATGATAGCCCTAAACCAGTCTTGGATTaacctataagctatttaaggaATCGCCTAGGGCATCCCGTATAAGGGGTCGCCAGAGACGGCCAAGAAAAAATaaaggttccgtttttgtactacgtacgttcggaaccctaaaaaggagcACACAAAAGttaaagcaattaaaaaaacattttttaaattaattctctGTAGTTCACTTAAGaataggggggggggggggcacagGGGATATTCATCCGCTTAGCTTAGGGCATCAAGTTATCTTAATCCAGCTCTGCCCTAAGCCACCGAATAATGTGTACTAAAGTATCCTGACCTACCTTATATGGCCTTGATTCTTGATCACCATCAACTCCATCAACATTGCCATCATGTCCAACCCTGCTCATCAGTACCGCCATATCCGCTTCCACCACATTGATGGGAGAACTTAAATTCCTATAATCCCTCGATACAGGTAAATTATACGGCGCGTATACATAATCCGTATTATATTGGGAGCTTCTACACAAGGAACACTGTTGGCGATTGTCGATCTCTTTCCTCTCGTTGTGTAAACTCAATCTCTCTCGAGATAAAGCCACCTTTTCCTTGGCAATTTGTTTTTCTCTAGCATTGAGTGAGACTACGTGCTCTTGGACCCTTCGTATCCTATCCTCGTATTTCTTCTGCAAGAATTCAGCTTCAGAATATTTCTTGTCCGCTTGGGATTGCTTCTCCATTGCCGTTTTGGCGAGCAGATCTAAGTCTCTGCTTCTGATAAAAAGGATTAGTATAGAATTGTTGGattataattatcatgtttatCAAATAATTGTAAGCTAGATCACATGCATTCACGGCGTATTTCAGTGGTGTCCGCTGTTTCAtgtcttttgtaaataaatataggaaATACTTACTTTGACATAACCCTCTGTTCTTCTAAATGCAATTCCTGTTTCTCAGTATTTAACTTCGTCCTTTCTTCTGCTAACTCTTCCAACTGTCCTTGCAATTCTGCCTTTGTTTTCTATCACACAAATATCAGtataagaaaatgaaaaaatatatattctttaaactTAACGCATTAAACTTACCTCAAGTTCTAGCTTTAAGCTCTGTATTGAAGCTTTCTCTTTGGCAACTAATGCACTGTCTTTTAATGCTTTAGCCCTTTCTTCCTCTATCTTTGAGTTTTTTTCTTGATATTCCTTTTGAATGTCTTCTTTCAACATCTTAAAAGtgatttattttagattttactgtgtacctaatttaatatattcatttaacaatattaaatgtCTCAAATTCATTCCTACCTTAATTTCTTCATCTTGTTTCTTCAAAACATTTTTGGCGAATTCGGTTTGTTTGCTAAAAGTCGCCTTTTCAAACTCGAATTCCATTTTTTTCTGCCTTAATAACGCTGATTCTTCTTCTATCGTCTGAAAAGGATTTTTCTCTTTTATATATTCAAGGTATTTGTGCAAATATTATTCATATACTTtcctattattaaaatatgaaagtgATAGACAATATTGTCAAAATATGAAACAGtttcattattgttattgatatatataggtacatgcAGACAACCCTACTTACTGATGTCATTTGCTTGAGTCTTGCTTCTAACATGTTAaccaaatttttgctttcagaTTTCtctttttcaaaattctctttttcttttctcAGTTGTTCAATCATATCTGTTAAGAGGATAAATTTACATAAAgtgaaaattaaagtaaattaaaatatgaaattaatttatgatattACCTGATATCTGTGTTTCTCTTATTTGCAAACTTCTTTCTGAATCTCTCTGAGTATTTTGTGAAATTGATTCTACTTTTTCGCATAACTGACCACATTTCTCATTACTCGATTTCAAATTCGACAACAACTCCTGAAGATCCGAAGAGAAAGTAGCTGACTCTTTTATGAGTACTTGTTCTTGTTTTACTGcatttctaaaaaaatctttaagttTAATATCAGATTATttatcaaacaaactctacatAAAAATTCACGCCTTATTACTAGGTGcaaaaaaatacataggtataggtatatttccttttttttaataaattgaatcaTCATCAAAATTCAACCTTCTAAACAAACAGTCAATGTTGAAGCATAATATTAACCATActttagttttattagtttaacaTGGTTTTAATTTCTGATTTTAGTTTCTTTATTATTGTTACTAATTGCatcaacatattttattaatcaattcTTACTTTATATTCTCCATCAAGGCGACGTGGTGTTCCTGCAATACTCTGATGTTCTCTAAATGCTGTTGTTTTAACATATCATGTTCGTTTTTATGTCTCTCTGTTAATGAGATTAAATTTTCTTCGTACATTCTCTTGTATAACTGGTGATGTTCATCTAACCAACTTATTTTCTCTGCGTAAAATTTAATCAGTTTGTCACTTTCTTCTTTCATTCTTTCTTCTGATTGAGTAAAAGAAACTTCTAAGAAAGCTAATTGACGTCTGTtgaaataattacatattttgtttattaataagcAATGATGCAGTCTCTTAAATTGAAGATACAAAGGTTGAGGTGGTAGAGAAAACAGAAGCTAGCAAAGCATAGATTTGCTGTGCAAATAAGGAATGACGAACTGAGATCTGTAATAGAGAATCAGCAGCGAGTTTGTCTATAACCGCAGATCTAAACCCAAAATCTTTCTCATTATACtcattatatacctaatttatgGGTAAACAAATCAACTATCATACCTATAGGAAGTTTCCATTAAATCAACTTCCTTATCATGGTTCTCTTGCAATGATTGTACAAGCTGTAGCAACTGCTTTCTCTCCTTTGCAAATGGACTCTCTTTGCGATCACCTGTTGTTTCATATTCATTTGATGTTCCATAAACTTCGTCTTGTTCAGGATTAACATCGCCTAGTAAAGCCTGTTTTTTAAAACGTTACCTATCAGTTATTGATACAAAATATGAATTGAAATAATGCAGACCTATAAATTCTCAatcttatattaatattttcaagacATACAAATCAAGGCTTTGTGCGACTACGCCAAATAGTGCTATAATTGACGGAACACTAGATAATTTGCCTGATTGTAAGGGGAAACCACCACCACCATTCTACACCTtggtacatatgttttctgtgacctTGGGACTAAAAACTACCAAAGTTATTATAGTTTGCCGAAGATATTTACTACAAAACGGATTTTTAGGGTCAACCTATCACCTACACCCTATTACCTGAAGATATACAGAACGATCAGCTATAGTTAAGTCGTCGTGCGCGCTACATCGCTCGGCGGCTGTGGCGGTGGCGTTTGAAAATACTGTggccattattttgttatttttgga
The DNA window shown above is from Bicyclus anynana chromosome 15, ilBicAnyn1.1, whole genome shotgun sequence and carries:
- the LOC112054158 gene encoding titin homolog — protein: MNFNIEDPLAGILSDGSDDSFFDDDILGKKKPPKKKETPTAEKKNALFEIGEPLTQTSNNTKFEDKDIVGDASLKRESSYKDIKNVQRMSPTPFKRTISKDSINVSQRESKTKLGNEKIDSSKSPAKSKPSVSIEKLSMLDDKKKDSVKPLERGKSSQSLLDDILGGPSIKPSASSHSTRPVAAAKKQDFDLDTILGTEPKQTVSTKIETQNTLKVEATKDSKLKKGKADDWLGIFQEKDDIIEEEDDDVPEWLGGGSKKKKPVTQPTTETKPTKQPHPEEKVNLQVDTPEAHKSTIDLDTDRVKKVDIPVNPKLDINQEDLTMEGASLYLQQQESQLMIALQLKAQDEKLASMQLRQKESQRVQREAALAQHEQIDAMLRRQADHRLQMQNIIAAHQERITQRIKVSETVVFSRLFFKKQALLGDVNPEQDEVYGTSNEYETTGDRKESPFAKERKQLLQLVQSLQENHDKEVDLMETSYRRQLAFLEVSFTQSEERMKEESDKLIKFYAEKISWLDEHHQLYKRMYEENLISLTERHKNEHDMLKQQHLENIRVLQEHHVALMENIKNAVKQEQVLIKESATFSSDLQELLSNLKSSNEKCGQLCEKVESISQNTQRDSERSLQIRETQISDMIEQLRKEKENFEKEKSESKNLVNMLEARLKQMTSTIEEESALLRQKKMEFEFEKATFSKQTEFAKNVLKKQDEEIKMLKEDIQKEYQEKNSKIEEERAKALKDSALVAKEKASIQSLKLELEKTKAELQGQLEELAEERTKLNTEKQELHLEEQRVMSKSRDLDLLAKTAMEKQSQADKKYSEAEFLQKKYEDRIRRVQEHVVSLNAREKQIAKEKVALSRERLSLHNERKEIDNRQQCSLCRSSQYNTDYVYAPYNLPVSRDYRNLSSPINVVEADMAVLMSRVGHDGNVDGVDGDQESRPYKDYMDPKLMMLRLDVQQVISHLDQTKKDNVNNDLQE